The following coding sequences are from one Treponema bryantii window:
- a CDS encoding acyl-CoA dehydratase activase-related protein, which produces MYENTLLPIRLGIDVGSTTVKVAVLDDDDKLIYGDYQRHRADIRSTIIAVVNKALDFLVANVEGGESRTITAKVTGSGGLSVSQWLNIPFIQEVIAATTSVKKLIPQTDVVIELGGEDAKITYFRGGVEQRMNGTCAGGTGAFIDQMAALLETDASGLNELAKGMQQIYPIAARCGVFAKTDIQPLINEGARREDIAASIFQAVVSQTISGLACGKPIRGHVAFLGGPLHFLDQLRLRFVETLKLKDDEIIVPEDSQLFVASGCAFGAERKFGGEGQESAQGFKFPTISEFRENLKNLVGAELSEVQRLEPLFKNQAELDEFEVRHSEQKAKRGELTKTHGPVFLGLDSGSTTTKACLIDKDGRIIWDFYAHNQGNPVELAVQVLKDLYAKLPEDVYIARAVSTGYGEALFQAALGVDSGEVETITHFRAANFFVPGVEFLLDIGGQDMKCLRMKDGAIVSIQLNEACSSGCGSFLDNFANTMGMDVKEFGKIALMAQKPVDLGSRCTVFMNSRVKQAQKEGASVADIAAGLSYSVIKNALFKVIKLRKASDIGEKVVVQGGTFFNDAILRAFEKIAGVHVYRPDVAGLMGAYGSALIAYDQWQDLMAPKPGEPEGTVHDVRSHIATLKQLENFHVELDLRRCGKCQNNCLLTINTFSTGDEKRTFITGNRCEKGAEIEGEVIDASNKKNTDLDGDDAGPLPNLFEWKYKRLFNYVPRKPEDAPMGDVGIPRVLNMYENYPMWFTFFNELGFRVILSQRSSRTVYEKGLETIPSESVCYPGKISHGHVVSLLQRGIKFIFYPCAPYEYQEDPGAGNHYNCPIVTSYPEVLRNNVDELRQDPTVTYMDPFLPIYDKAALAERLCEEMLPKFPKLTRDAILDAVDKAWKEQEKFREEVRQKGEEALEEIITKGGSGIVLAGRPYHLDPEINHGIPEMINGLGLAVLTEDSVAHLGNIERPLRIIDQWVYHNRLYRAAQFVSEMPSLELVQLTSFGCGLDAVTADQVDEILRAKSRMYTLIKIDEGSNLGAVRIRIRSLIAAVKERRRNKAKPVIKSSAYNRVIFTEEMRKNYTIIGPQMSPIHFKILEKAFSACGYNFVVLDAVDPKAVEAGLKYVNNDACYPSLLVAGQMIAALESGKYDLDRTALIITQTGGGCRATNYIGFIRRALNDAGWGQIPVLSLSALGLEKNPGFKIDFPLIDNLVKSIMVGDVFMRVLYRTRPYEAVPGSANQLYEKWNARAEALFSKRVSNRAYNKLMKDIIRDFDNLPLKPIKKPRVGVVGEILVKFHPTANNQIVETIEREGAECVMPDLADFFFYTFSDDIIRRRDLKFSLKSEIISRLLVWALDLYRKKMIKYLKRSRRFEAPSSIYELMKGVDDIVQLGNMTGEGWFLTAEMVELIHEGAPSIACVQPFACLPNHVTGKGMIKELRRRFPEANISAIDYDPGSSEVNQLNRLKLLLSNAPVGNHPDEVDNNMIRMPDGSLVKAEIRLAAGATDTDPAGEAMKA; this is translated from the coding sequence ATGTACGAAAATACTTTGCTTCCGATAAGACTCGGTATTGATGTTGGTTCTACAACTGTTAAGGTTGCAGTTCTTGATGATGATGACAAATTGATTTACGGTGACTATCAGCGTCACCGTGCAGATATAAGAAGCACAATTATTGCCGTTGTAAATAAGGCACTTGATTTTCTTGTTGCAAATGTTGAAGGTGGTGAGAGCCGGACCATTACTGCTAAGGTAACTGGTTCTGGCGGTCTTTCTGTTTCTCAGTGGCTGAACATTCCTTTCATTCAGGAAGTAATTGCCGCTACTACTTCTGTAAAGAAACTTATTCCACAAACTGATGTTGTAATTGAACTTGGTGGTGAAGATGCTAAGATTACATATTTCCGTGGCGGTGTTGAGCAGCGTATGAACGGTACTTGTGCCGGTGGTACTGGTGCCTTTATTGATCAGATGGCTGCTTTGCTTGAAACTGATGCTTCTGGCTTGAACGAACTTGCTAAGGGTATGCAGCAGATTTATCCTATTGCTGCCCGCTGTGGTGTATTTGCTAAAACTGATATTCAGCCTTTGATTAACGAAGGTGCACGCCGCGAGGATATTGCGGCTTCTATTTTCCAGGCTGTAGTTTCACAGACTATTTCCGGTCTTGCCTGCGGTAAGCCTATTCGTGGTCACGTTGCATTCCTTGGTGGACCGCTTCACTTCCTTGATCAGCTTCGTTTACGCTTTGTTGAGACTTTGAAGCTTAAGGATGATGAGATTATTGTTCCTGAAGATTCTCAGCTCTTTGTTGCCAGCGGTTGTGCTTTTGGTGCAGAGAGAAAATTTGGCGGAGAAGGTCAGGAATCTGCTCAGGGCTTTAAGTTCCCTACAATTTCTGAGTTCCGCGAAAATCTTAAAAATCTTGTTGGTGCTGAGCTTAGCGAAGTTCAGCGTCTTGAACCGCTTTTCAAAAATCAGGCAGAACTTGATGAGTTTGAAGTTCGTCATTCAGAGCAGAAGGCTAAACGCGGTGAGTTGACAAAAACTCACGGCCCTGTATTCCTTGGACTGGACTCTGGTTCTACAACTACTAAGGCTTGTCTTATCGATAAAGACGGTCGCATTATCTGGGATTTCTATGCACACAATCAGGGAAATCCTGTTGAGCTTGCCGTTCAGGTTTTGAAAGACCTTTATGCTAAGCTTCCTGAAGATGTATATATTGCCCGTGCTGTTTCTACAGGTTACGGTGAAGCTCTTTTTCAGGCTGCCCTTGGTGTAGACTCTGGTGAAGTTGAAACAATCACTCACTTCCGCGCTGCAAACTTCTTTGTTCCAGGTGTTGAGTTCCTTCTCGACATTGGTGGACAGGATATGAAGTGTCTTCGCATGAAGGACGGTGCTATCGTAAGCATTCAGCTTAACGAAGCCTGCTCTTCTGGTTGTGGTTCCTTCTTGGATAACTTTGCCAACACAATGGGCATGGACGTAAAAGAGTTCGGAAAGATTGCCCTTATGGCGCAGAAACCTGTTGACCTTGGTTCACGCTGTACTGTATTTATGAACAGCCGCGTAAAGCAGGCTCAGAAGGAAGGTGCTTCTGTTGCTGATATCGCTGCAGGTCTTTCTTATTCTGTAATCAAAAATGCTTTGTTCAAAGTTATCAAACTTCGCAAGGCTTCTGATATTGGTGAAAAGGTAGTTGTACAGGGTGGTACCTTCTTTAATGATGCTATCCTGCGTGCCTTTGAAAAAATTGCAGGTGTTCATGTTTACCGTCCTGATGTTGCAGGTCTCATGGGTGCTTATGGTTCTGCTCTTATTGCTTATGACCAGTGGCAGGATCTTATGGCTCCAAAACCAGGCGAGCCTGAAGGAACTGTACATGATGTACGTTCTCACATTGCAACTCTCAAGCAGCTTGAAAACTTCCATGTTGAACTTGATCTTCGCCGCTGCGGAAAGTGTCAGAACAATTGTCTTCTTACTATAAATACATTCTCTACTGGAGATGAAAAGCGTACCTTTATTACCGGTAACCGTTGTGAAAAGGGTGCCGAAATTGAAGGCGAAGTAATCGACGCAAGTAACAAGAAAAATACAGATCTTGATGGTGATGATGCTGGTCCACTTCCAAATCTTTTTGAATGGAAGTATAAGAGACTTTTCAATTATGTACCTCGTAAGCCGGAAGATGCTCCTATGGGAGATGTTGGTATTCCTCGTGTTCTTAATATGTACGAGAACTATCCAATGTGGTTTACCTTCTTCAATGAACTTGGCTTCCGTGTAATTTTGAGTCAGCGTTCAAGCCGTACAGTTTATGAAAAAGGTCTTGAGACAATTCCTTCTGAGTCTGTATGTTATCCTGGAAAAATCAGCCATGGTCATGTGGTTTCTCTTTTGCAGCGTGGTATTAAGTTTATTTTCTATCCATGTGCACCTTATGAATATCAGGAAGACCCTGGAGCTGGAAACCATTATAACTGTCCTATTGTAACAAGTTATCCTGAAGTTCTCCGCAATAACGTTGATGAACTTCGTCAGGATCCTACTGTTACTTATATGGATCCATTCCTTCCTATTTATGATAAGGCTGCTCTTGCTGAGCGTCTTTGCGAGGAAATGCTTCCAAAATTCCCTAAGCTTACACGCGACGCAATTCTTGATGCTGTAGATAAAGCTTGGAAAGAACAGGAAAAATTCCGAGAGGAAGTTCGCCAGAAGGGTGAAGAAGCTCTCGAAGAAATCATTACAAAGGGCGGTAGCGGTATTGTACTTGCCGGTCGTCCTTATCACCTTGATCCGGAAATCAACCATGGTATTCCGGAAATGATTAACGGACTTGGTCTTGCTGTTCTTACAGAAGACTCTGTTGCTCATCTTGGAAATATTGAACGCCCTCTGCGCATTATTGACCAGTGGGTATATCATAACAGACTTTATCGTGCCGCTCAGTTCGTAAGTGAAATGCCTAGCCTTGAGCTTGTTCAGCTTACAAGCTTTGGTTGTGGTCTCGACGCCGTAACTGCTGATCAGGTAGATGAAATCCTTCGTGCTAAGAGCCGCATGTATACTCTTATCAAGATTGATGAAGGAAGTAACCTCGGCGCGGTTCGTATTCGAATCCGTTCTCTTATTGCAGCTGTTAAAGAGCGTCGCCGCAATAAGGCTAAGCCTGTTATTAAGTCATCAGCTTATAACCGTGTTATCTTCACAGAAGAAATGCGTAAGAACTATACAATCATTGGACCTCAGATGTCTCCAATTCACTTTAAGATTCTGGAGAAGGCTTTTTCTGCCTGCGGTTATAACTTTGTAGTTCTTGATGCTGTAGATCCTAAAGCTGTAGAAGCTGGTCTTAAGTATGTAAATAATGATGCATGTTATCCGTCTCTGCTTGTTGCCGGTCAGATGATTGCTGCTCTTGAAAGTGGAAAATATGATCTTGATAGAACTGCATTGATTATCACTCAGACTGGTGGTGGATGTCGTGCTACAAACTATATTGGATTTATCCGCCGTGCATTGAATGACGCGGGCTGGGGACAAATTCCAGTTCTTTCTCTTTCTGCTCTTGGGCTTGAAAAGAATCCTGGCTTTAAGATTGATTTCCCTCTGATTGATAATCTTGTAAAATCAATTATGGTGGGCGATGTATTTATGCGTGTGCTTTACCGTACACGTCCTTACGAGGCAGTTCCGGGAAGTGCTAATCAGCTTTACGAAAAATGGAATGCGCGTGCAGAAGCTCTTTTCAGTAAGAGAGTTTCTAACCGTGCTTACAATAAACTGATGAAGGATATTATCCGCGACTTTGACAATCTGCCGCTCAAGCCTATTAAAAAGCCGCGCGTTGGTGTAGTAGGTGAGATTCTTGTAAAATTCCACCCGACTGCAAATAATCAGATTGTTGAAACTATTGAACGTGAAGGCGCAGAGTGTGTAATGCCAGACCTTGCAGACTTCTTCTTCTATACTTTCTCTGATGATATTATCCGCCGCAGAGATTTGAAGTTCTCTCTCAAATCTGAAATTATTTCGAGACTGCTTGTCTGGGCACTTGATCTTTACAGAAAGAAGATGATTAAGTACCTCAAGAGAAGCCGCCGTTTCGAAGCTCCATCTTCAATTTACGAATTGATGAAGGGTGTTGATGATATCGTTCAGCTTGGAAACATGACAGGTGAGGGCTGGTTCCTTACTGCAGAAATGGTTGAGTTGATTCACGAGGGCGCACCAAGTATTGCCTGTGTTCAGCCGTTTGCATGTCTTCCTAACCATGTTACCGGAAAGGGTATGATTAAGGAATTGCGTCGCCGCTTCCCTGAAGCAAACATTTCTGCAATCGATTATGACCCGGGCAGCTCTGAGGTTAACCAGTTGAACAGACTTAAACTTCTGCTTTCTAATGCACCGGTTGGAAATCATCCGGATGAAGTTGATAATAATATGATTCGTATGCCGGACGGTTCTCTCGTTAAAGCTGAGATTCGTCTTGCAGCGGGGGCAACCGATACTGATCCTGCCGGTGAAGCAATGAAGGCTTAA
- a CDS encoding DUF4954 family protein, protein MVKIENAADYASLVVPAELLKGKRHLTASEIEVLEKNLNHNEDPSWNNVYVDDSDDGFDPSLIHLSFFAGFIVLGKIKRIVLKYNDLRLECGIQRSKLSNVVTGELCVIRNVFYLDNYRLGDRVILFNINEMSCTNHAKFGNGILKEGEPEEHRIWIGVANENEGRKVLPFEDMIPGDAYLWSHYRDDEELLKRFVELTEYGVSHELNTFGTVGNDAVIKNVSIIKDSKIGPAAYIKGAFKLKNITVLSSEEEHSQIGEGVEMVNGIMGYGCKVFYQAIAVRFVLGRNCQVKYGARVLNSVLGDNSTVSCCEILNNLIYPFHEQHHNSSFLIATTVMGQSNIAAGATIGSNHNSRSPDGEIFAKRGFWPGLCSDFKHNSRFASFVLVSKGSYQYELDIPYPFALVAPGSNGSSKITIIPAWWFMYDMFAITRNKDKFTKRDKRVKRIQFIETDPLAPDTMQEVMNALERIIGLTIGYLKSTNNEYIEGKLTPEEQYQAAKDFLHQNPDAEFIVEDSICQKKYGAEIVKPAQAYKTYRKVVKYFATRTLMSFCQDLNQEKLTFELVEGIRRLPLFTEWENVGGQIIPSDKIQELFASIKNGTVKNWADVHEFYKLCECSYEQWKVRYALYLLEKLYSRPIEEFSVDLYRNITDDVSIVAYDIYNASLRSREKDYTDYYRNMVYRSEKEMDEVIGPLEDNSFLLKLRNDTAEFTSKIKEIFVGLTK, encoded by the coding sequence CCTTTTTTGCAGGTTTTATTGTACTTGGAAAAATTAAAAGAATCGTTCTTAAATATAATGACCTTCGTCTTGAATGTGGTATTCAGCGTTCAAAGCTCAGTAATGTTGTAACTGGGGAACTTTGTGTTATCCGCAATGTCTTTTATCTGGATAACTACCGCCTTGGCGACAGAGTAATTCTCTTCAATATAAATGAGATGAGCTGTACCAATCATGCAAAATTCGGTAATGGTATTTTGAAAGAAGGGGAGCCGGAAGAACACAGAATCTGGATTGGAGTCGCTAACGAAAATGAAGGCCGTAAGGTTCTTCCTTTTGAAGATATGATTCCTGGTGATGCTTATCTCTGGTCTCACTACCGTGATGATGAAGAACTTCTCAAGCGTTTTGTTGAACTTACAGAGTATGGCGTTTCTCATGAACTGAATACTTTTGGAACTGTTGGAAACGATGCTGTTATTAAAAATGTAAGTATCATTAAGGATTCAAAAATCGGACCTGCTGCATACATAAAAGGTGCCTTTAAGCTTAAAAATATAACTGTTCTTTCTTCCGAAGAAGAGCATTCGCAGATTGGTGAAGGCGTTGAAATGGTAAACGGTATTATGGGCTATGGCTGTAAAGTGTTCTACCAGGCTATTGCCGTTCGCTTTGTATTGGGCCGTAACTGTCAGGTAAAGTATGGAGCTCGTGTTTTGAACTCTGTTCTTGGTGACAATTCAACCGTTTCCTGCTGTGAAATTTTGAATAACCTGATTTATCCGTTCCACGAACAGCATCATAACTCTTCATTCCTGATTGCAACTACAGTTATGGGACAGAGTAATATTGCTGCTGGCGCAACAATTGGAAGTAATCATAACAGCCGTTCTCCTGATGGAGAAATTTTTGCAAAACGAGGTTTCTGGCCGGGACTTTGCAGTGACTTTAAACATAATTCCCGCTTTGCATCATTTGTACTTGTTTCAAAAGGAAGTTATCAGTATGAACTTGATATTCCGTATCCTTTTGCACTTGTAGCTCCGGGAAGTAATGGTTCGTCAAAAATTACAATTATTCCTGCCTGGTGGTTTATGTATGATATGTTTGCCATCACCAGAAATAAAGATAAATTTACTAAGCGCGATAAACGTGTAAAAAGAATTCAGTTTATCGAAACAGATCCGCTTGCTCCTGATACAATGCAGGAAGTAATGAATGCGCTTGAACGTATAATCGGGCTGACTATCGGTTATTTGAAGTCGACAAATAATGAGTATATAGAAGGGAAATTAACACCAGAAGAGCAGTATCAGGCTGCAAAAGATTTCCTTCATCAGAATCCGGATGCAGAGTTTATTGTTGAAGATTCAATCTGCCAGAAAAAATATGGTGCTGAAATTGTAAAACCGGCACAGGCATATAAAACTTACCGTAAGGTTGTAAAATATTTTGCAACCCGTACACTTATGAGTTTCTGTCAGGATTTGAATCAGGAAAAACTTACCTTCGAACTTGTTGAAGGAATTCGAAGGCTTCCTCTTTTTACTGAATGGGAAAATGTTGGCGGCCAGATTATTCCGTCTGATAAGATTCAGGAACTTTTTGCGTCTATTAAGAATGGCACTGTAAAGAACTGGGCTGATGTACATGAGTTCTATAAGCTATGTGAATGTTCTTATGAACAGTGGAAGGTTCGTTATGCACTTTATCTTCTTGAAAAGCTTTATTCACGGCCGATAGAAGAGTTCTCTGTAGATTTGTATAGAAATATTACAGATGATGTTTCGATTGTGGCTTATGATATTTACAATGCATCTCTGCGTTCACGCGAAAAAGATTATACAGATTATTACCGCAACATGGTTTACCGCAGCGAAAAAGAAATGGACGAGGTTATAGGACCTCTGGAAGATAACTCGTTCCTGCTTAAGCTTCGTAATGACACTGCTGAGTTCACCTCGAAAATCAAAGAAATATTTGTTGGTTTGACTAAGTAG